Proteins from one Fragaria vesca subsp. vesca linkage group LG6, FraVesHawaii_1.0, whole genome shotgun sequence genomic window:
- the LOC101295553 gene encoding disease resistance response protein 206-like, with product MASSTHHELKETKMSMYMHDFSAGPNITDIPVAGIAGKLWVFNQFGTVYVVDDSLTEGPSRNSTVVGRAQGIVVTASLDGRNALVLLSIVFTNKKYNGSTIEIQGNSKQFEPIREVAVVSGTGKFRFARGYATFETYFVDQPTDYAVIRSNITVQHY from the coding sequence ATGGCCAGTAGTACTCATCATGAGTTGAAAGAAACCAAAATGTCTATGTACATGCACGACTTCAGCGCCGGTCCAAACATCACGGATATACCAGTTGCTGGTATTGCCGGAAAGCTTTGGGTGTTTAACCAATTTGGCACAGTTTACGTCGTTGACGACTCCTTAACCGAAGGCCCGAGCCGTAATTCGACAGTAGTTGGCCGAGCACAGGGTATTGTTGTAACAGCATCACTAGACGGACGTAACGCCCTAGTTTTGCTGTCGATTGTGTTCACAAACAAAAAGTACAATGGCAGCACTATTGAGATTCAAGGAAACAGTAAGCAATTTGAGCCGATAAGAGAGGTGGCTGTGGTTTCTGGTACTGGTAAGTTTCGGTTTGCTAGAGGGTATGCTACGTTTGAAACTTACTTCGTCGACCAGCCAACTGATTACGCTGTTATACGCTCCAATATTACAGTGCAACACTATTAG
- the LOC101295846 gene encoding disease resistance response protein 206-like codes for MALAISPLLILVLSTTVLAMASTHHEFKETKMSMYMHDFTAGPNITDIPVAGIAGKLWVFNQFGTIYVNDDSLTEGPSRNSTAVGRAQGFAVTASLDGRNALSLISFVFTNKKYNGSTIEVQGCYKQYERSTEVPVVSGTGKFRFARGYVIFETYFFDIPSGYSIIRCNITVQHY; via the coding sequence ATGGCATTAGCAATATCTCCACTGCTCATTCTGGTTCTGAGTACTACTGTGTTAGCCATGGCCAGTACTCATCATGAGTTCAAAGAAACCAAAATGTCTATGTACATGCACGACTTCACCGCCGGTCCAAATATCACGGATATACCAGTTGCTGGTATTGCCGGAAAGCTTTGGGTGTTCAATCAGTTTGGCACAATTTATGTCAACGACGACTCCTTAACCGAAGGTCCGAGCCGGAATTCTACAGCAGTTGGCCGAGCACAGGGTTTTGCTGTAACAGCATCACTAGACGGACGTAACGCTCTATCTCTTATTTCATTTGTGTTCACAAACAAGAAGTACAATGGCAGCACTATTGAGGTACAAGGTTGTTATAAACAATATGAGCGGAGTACAGAGGTGCCTGTGGTTTCAGGTACTGGTAAATTTCGGTTTGCAAGGGGATATGTTATCTTTGAAACTTATTTCTTCGACATTCCAAGTGGCTACTCTATTATACGCTGCAATATTACTGTGCAACACTATTAG